Proteins from a genomic interval of Nitrosomonas sp.:
- a CDS encoding aspartate aminotransferase family protein has protein sequence MNTYSRLPVTFVKGEGVWLWDDQNIRYLDALSGIAVCGLGHCHPALTRAICEQAATLVHTSNIYHVKNQELLADRLTSLSGLDKVFFCNSGAEANEAAIKLARLHGHNQGIDLPTIIVMERSFHGRTMATLTATGNRKTQAGFEPLLTGFVRAPYDDLAAVEQIAVNNRDVVAILLETYQGEGGVNFPQASYLQGLRQICDQRGWLLMLDEVQCGLGRTGKWFAFQHSEILPDVMSLAKGLGSGMPIGACLARGRAAEVFQPGNHASTFGGNPLACKAALATLEVIEQEELMTNAVTIGEFMRAQFKLRLQKWQDVLKIRGQGMMMGIELPVPCGELVREALQEHLLINVTSEKVVRLLPALTMRQDEAEQVVTGVSAIIDRFLTVRL, from the coding sequence ATGAACACCTATTCACGGCTACCGGTTACCTTTGTTAAAGGTGAAGGTGTGTGGCTGTGGGACGATCAAAATATCCGTTATCTGGATGCATTATCTGGTATTGCGGTTTGTGGACTGGGTCACTGTCATCCAGCGCTGACCCGTGCGATATGCGAGCAGGCTGCAACCCTGGTGCATACTTCTAATATCTATCATGTCAAAAATCAGGAATTGCTGGCTGATCGGCTGACCAGTCTGTCCGGTCTCGATAAGGTATTTTTCTGCAATTCTGGTGCGGAAGCCAATGAGGCTGCCATCAAGCTGGCGCGTCTGCATGGACACAATCAGGGAATAGATTTGCCGACGATTATTGTCATGGAACGATCTTTTCACGGTCGTACCATGGCGACCTTGACGGCAACCGGAAACCGTAAAACCCAGGCAGGTTTCGAGCCCTTGCTGACCGGGTTTGTGCGTGCGCCTTACGATGATCTGGCTGCAGTGGAACAAATCGCGGTTAATAACCGGGATGTCGTCGCCATTCTGCTTGAAACCTATCAAGGGGAAGGTGGTGTCAATTTCCCTCAGGCGAGTTACTTGCAGGGTTTGCGCCAGATCTGCGATCAGCGTGGCTGGCTGCTGATGCTCGACGAAGTGCAGTGTGGGCTGGGCAGAACCGGTAAATGGTTTGCCTTTCAGCACAGTGAGATTCTACCGGATGTCATGTCGCTGGCAAAAGGACTGGGCTCCGGAATGCCAATTGGAGCATGCCTTGCCAGAGGCAGGGCAGCGGAAGTTTTCCAGCCAGGCAACCATGCTTCCACCTTTGGTGGTAATCCACTGGCCTGCAAAGCGGCGTTGGCTACACTGGAAGTGATTGAGCAGGAAGAACTGATGACCAATGCCGTGACCATTGGCGAATTTATGCGGGCACAATTTAAGCTGCGTTTGCAGAAATGGCAGGACGTGCTGAAGATCAGAGGGCAGGGGATGATGATGGGAATCGAATTACCGGTTCCTTGTGGTGAGTTGGTGCGTGAAGCGCTGCAAGAGCACTTGCTGATTAATGTGACATCCGAGAAAGTAGTTCGTCTGCTGCCTGCCCTAACTATGCGTCAGGATGAGGCTGAGCAGGTTGTGACCGGGGTATCCGCAATCATAGACCGGTTTTTGACGGTACGTTTATAA
- a CDS encoding DUF2130 domain-containing protein → MTEPTIICPNCKTEIKLTESLAAPLVESTRKQYEQQLAQKNGEIQQREQAIRDKESKLTEEKRKLDDQVASQVSEQLKMERARVIMEESRKAKLASAAELESKARELIELQEILKTRDEKLLQAQQAQAELIKKQRELDDAKRELELTIAKRVQNELTEIRSTAKKEAEDEQKLRVMEKEQTIAAMQKQIEDLKRRAEQGSQQLQGEVQELELENLLRLKFPFDTIEAVPKGEYGGDVLHRVIGASGQVGGTLLWEFKRTKNWSDAWLVKLRDDQRAAKAEIAIIVSQVLPKGVETFELIEGVWVTHPRAAFPVAMILRQSLLEIALARQSSQGQQSKTEMVYQYLTGPRFRQRIEAIVEAFSTMQEDLDKERKAIMKQWAKREEQIERVMAATTGMYGDLQGIAGKSLQEIEGLEFRGLEFDSEK, encoded by the coding sequence GCGGCACCTTTGGTCGAATCGACCCGTAAACAATATGAGCAGCAATTGGCTCAAAAGAATGGAGAAATTCAGCAGCGCGAGCAAGCAATACGTGATAAGGAAAGCAAGCTCACAGAGGAAAAACGTAAGCTCGATGATCAAGTGGCATCGCAAGTGTCCGAGCAATTGAAAATGGAGCGAGCACGAGTGATTATGGAAGAGTCACGTAAAGCCAAATTGGCTAGTGCTGCTGAATTAGAGAGCAAAGCGCGGGAGTTGATTGAACTACAAGAAATACTTAAAACTCGTGACGAGAAACTCCTGCAGGCACAGCAGGCACAAGCCGAGCTGATCAAAAAACAGCGTGAACTGGACGATGCTAAACGCGAACTGGAACTGACTATTGCCAAGCGGGTACAGAATGAATTGACCGAAATACGCTCAACAGCCAAAAAAGAGGCTGAGGATGAGCAAAAACTCAGAGTGATGGAGAAGGAACAAACTATTGCCGCCATGCAAAAGCAGATTGAAGACCTCAAACGCCGAGCCGAGCAAGGCTCACAGCAACTACAAGGGGAAGTGCAGGAGCTCGAACTGGAAAACCTGCTGCGCCTGAAATTTCCATTCGATACTATCGAGGCAGTGCCGAAAGGTGAGTACGGTGGTGATGTGCTACACCGCGTGATTGGCGCGAGTGGCCAGGTTGGTGGCACATTACTATGGGAATTCAAGCGCACTAAAAACTGGAGTGATGCCTGGTTAGTAAAGCTGCGCGACGATCAACGCGCTGCAAAAGCGGAAATTGCCATCATCGTGAGCCAAGTGCTGCCAAAAGGTGTAGAAACCTTTGAATTGATCGAAGGCGTCTGGGTTACCCACCCACGTGCGGCCTTCCCAGTTGCCATGATTCTGCGCCAATCATTACTTGAAATTGCACTGGCGCGACAATCCTCTCAAGGTCAGCAAAGCAAAACCGAAATGGTTTATCAATACCTCACCGGCCCGCGCTTCCGTCAACGCATCGAAGCGATTGTCGAAGCATTCTCTACCATGCAGGAAGATCTCGACAAGGAACGCAAAGCTATCATGAAACAATGGGCCAAGCGTGAAGAACAGATCGAGCGAGTGATGGCAGCAACTACTGGTATGTACGGAGATTTGCAGGGGATTGCAGGAAAGTCATTGCAGGAAATTGAGGGACTGGAATTCCGTGGATTGGAATTTGATTCCGAGAAATAA
- a CDS encoding YdbL family protein: protein MHLILLRSLLLLYLLFLPFTGYAQNANIEINTPAIANLKQSMQQRHAQLQPYYDNGAVGLTRDGSVALRDANSVPLAARQSVNALVAAENQDRSALYHEIARANNHPEWERDIRNTFSQRWISLARPSWWYQQADGSWRQK, encoded by the coding sequence ATGCATCTGATTCTGCTCCGATCATTATTGTTGCTGTACCTTTTATTCTTGCCGTTTACAGGTTATGCGCAGAATGCCAACATTGAAATCAATACGCCTGCTATTGCAAATCTGAAGCAAAGCATGCAGCAACGTCATGCGCAGTTGCAGCCCTATTACGATAATGGTGCAGTGGGCCTTACACGCGACGGCTCAGTTGCGCTGCGTGACGCAAATTCTGTGCCACTGGCTGCACGGCAGTCGGTTAATGCACTGGTAGCGGCTGAAAATCAGGATCGCAGCGCGTTGTATCATGAAATTGCCCGCGCTAACAATCATCCCGAATGGGAGAGGGATATTCGCAATACGTTCAGCCAGCGCTGGATTTCGCTGGCAAGACCGAGCTGGTGGTATCAGCAGGCTGATGGATCGTGGCGTCAGAAATGA